The Bradyrhizobium diazoefficiens genome contains the following window.
AAGTCGACGCCCGAACTCCAGAACACCTGCCTGAAATAGTCCCACACCGAAAGTGTGTCGGGGTCGTGTGCGGCGATGCGCCGGACGCGCGGATTCACCGTGAAGGAGACCTCGACCTGATCGTCGACGGACGCCTTGTACCCGCAGGCACAGAGCGCGCAGTGATAGTCATCCGGCTTGAGCGCCTTCAGGGTCGAATGCGCGCCAAGCACGCCGCCGCATCCCGGGCACAGCACGTTCCAGCCGAGATCGAACAGGCCGAGACGCGCCGAATGCAGGAAGGCCGAGATCGCCCGCTCCTCGTCGAGGCCATGCTGCCTGGAGAAGTCGAGGACGTTGACGCGGTTGAGCTCGTGATCCTCGCCGTCCTCGATCAGGCGTGCAATCGCGTCGACCGCCTTGGCATCGGCGGTCTGCTTCAGAACGGAAAACTGGGCCTGGATGTCGCTCATGGCGCAACTCTATCTAGGGCGGATCACGCCAGTGGCCAGACGAATGCCTATCACCGGCGCGTGATGCGGAACATGGGTGAATGATCCGGTTGGGTCGTGACGACGCCACACGGAATGACCGGCATCGCGTCTGCCAGCTCGACGCGGAACGCACCGATCAGTCGCGCCAGCGCCAACACCGATTCGGCCTGCGCGAATGGCGCGCCGACGCAGACGCGCGGGCCGGCGCCGAACGGCAGATAAGCGAAACGGTCGGGCGGCTCTTTCGACATGAAGCGCTTGGGAATGAACGCGTTCGGCTGATCCCAGAGCTTCTCGTGCCGGTGCAGCAGCCAGGGCGCGATCATGATGATGTCGCCCTTGCTGACCCCTGCTCCGGCCACATTGTCCTTGTCGCGCGCCGCCCGCGCGATCAGGAAGGCCGGCGGATAGAGCCGCATGGTCTCCTCGATCACGGCGCGGGTGAATTTCTGCCGGTCGATATCGGCAATGCCGTCGAGATGCTCGCCGTGGGTCTCGGAGGCCACCTCCTCCTGCGCGTCCGGATCGAGTGCGAGCAGATAGAGCGCCCAGAACAGCGCGGTCGCCGTGGTCTCGTGACCTGCGAGAATCATGGTTGCGACTTCGTCGACGAGCTGCTCGTCGGAAAAACCCTTGCCGGTCTCGGGGTCGCGCGCCTTATCCATAAGATCGAACAGATCGCTCGGCGGCGCACCGTCCTTCTTTCCCGCCGCACGCCGCTCGGCGATCAGCATCGCGACGAATTCGGTCCAGCGGGTGCGAAAGCGCGCGCGAGCACGATCCATCGGTGTCGGCCAGGATACCGGCAGCACCATGTCGAGAAAGTAGGGGCGTCCGAGCCGCTCGCCATATTCCATGACGAAGTTGCGCAGGGTCGGGCCGTGCCGGTCCATGCCGAACGAGAACATCGTGCGCCCGGCGATCTCCAGCGTCATGCGCTGCATGATCTCGCGCAGATCGACCGGCTCGTTTCTGCGTGCATCCAGCTTCGCAATGGTCTCGTCGAGCACCGCCGTCATGTGCGGCACGAGATTGGCGGTGGCGCGCGGCGTGAAGGCGGGTGCGAGCGTCCGGCGCTGATGCGTCCAGGCGTGGCCTTCGGCGAGCAGGAGACCTTCGCCGAGCACGGGACGCAGCATGCGAATGCCCGCCGGCGTCCGCGTGTAGTTTTCGTAATTGCTGAGCAGCACGTGCCGGATCGCGTCCGGCTGGTTCAGGATGAGGCTCTTGTGCAGGAAGAAGCGACCCTGGATGATCTCTTCCTCATAGGCGCGCTGCCCCCAAGTGGCGATCATGTTCTGCCTGATCACCGCAAGCCGGCCGAAGAACGACATGTTGTCCGGCGCGCGCGGCGGGGTCGGGGGGATGACGGGCCGACGCACGCTGGCGATGTTCATGGCTTTCTCCCGCAGATCTGGCGCAGGGCAAATAGCTAGTAAGTCAGTTCGGCAACCGCAATCCTGTTCTCGGAGGCAGGCCAGGCGCGTGCCACAATTCGTTCCTCGTTGAACTCTGCCACGACGCTGCGACCGACCTCGCTGGCCGGAAGGCGCAGGGTCGCTGCCGCATCCGTGGGCACGCCCGGATGGACGTCGGCGGGCTCCTGGCCGTCGAACAGGACGGTGTCGCGCGGCAGGCCGAAATAGCCGCGTGGGCGCGACATGATTAGCACCGCGCCAGCATCCCTGTCCGCTGGAATGAACGGGCGCGCAGCGCGCAAATGCACGACATCGGAGGAGCGCGGGAAGGGCGAGCGATAGAAATGCGTCGTCGGCGCGTCCGATGAGGTCAGGACGATTTCGAGCGGCCAGGTGGACTCGACTTCGGCCGGGCCCCAACGACCGTCAGCACCCGTCGTCGAGCGATGCACGATATCGCCCCTGCGTTCCCCGCTCTCGCGGTCGACATGGTGGATCTCCACCACCGCGCCGGCCACGGGGCGGTTGGTCGGCACGCCATCCGCCATGCCCGTGACCAACCCGCCGAGGCGGACGGTCCGCTCCGGCGTGATCGCGATACGCGTCGGCTCGTGGCCGGCGATGAATTTGTAGATCTCACGGAAAGCGCGCGGGTGATAGGCCGTCTCGCGATGATCGATTGCGCCGAGGACGAGATTGGTCGCGCCCTTCAGCTCCGGTCCCTCGGCGGTGACATTGGTCGGCACGCCGGGCTTGCCCATGAAGCGGCCATCGGGTTGCGCATATTTGTCCATGCCGTCGCTGCGCAGGGTGAGGAAAGCCGTGCCCGGCGTCACCTCGCTATCGCCGTCGTTCAAGCCGCGCAGGAAGGGCCCGCGTCCGTTGAACTCGCTGCCGAGCAGATCATCGAGCGCAAACACGCCGTGATTGGGCGTACCGCACAGGACCGCATGGCTGACATCGCCGGCGCCGCCGTTCTTGATGACGTCGCGGATGGAATTGCCACCGCGCGAATTGCCGACCAGCGCCACACGCGCCGCACCCGTGCGGCGTTTCAACTCGGCGATGGCAGCAGAGAGCTCGCGCCGCTGATCCTCGGTCGAGGAGCGGCTGGCCTGCTCGACCGTATCGTCGGTGCGCGCCGTGGGATTGGTGAAATTGATCGCCATCATGCGGTCGTGAGCGATGCCGTTGGATTCCATCCGCCACAGCGTCGTCATCCAGAGCGCGTCGTAATCGCCATTGCCATGGACGAACAGGATCGGCGGCACCTCGGAGCTTTTATCCGAACTCGGAGCCGCGGACGGAGTTTGCGCCAGCGCCTCGATCCGGAAGCTCGCAACCGCGAAAGCCAGGCCACCCGCACCTTGCAGGATCGTCCGTCGTGACAGCTTCATCTGGTCCTCCCCGGTAAAACCATGTCTTTGCACCGCTTATACCGGCCTAACCACTGGACAGCGAAGGACTTTCGCGGGCATCACTGAGCCTGCCGGAATCATTAAAGCCATTTCTGCCAGACGATTTGGAAGAGGATATGACCGAGCAGACGAACCGTCAGAGGCGTTCCACCGACGGCATCACGGCACCATTACGGTACACCGTATTCCGGCGCATCTGGCTCGCCAGCCTGCTCTCCAATCTCGGCCTCCTGATCCAGGGCGTGGGCGCGGCCTGGGCGATGACGCAAATGGCGGCCTCCGCCGACAAGGTGGCGCTGGTGCAGACCGCGTTGATGCTGCCGATCATGCTGATCTCGATGCCGGCCGGCGCCATAGCCGACATGTATGACCGCCGTATCGTGACCTTGATCGCGCTCATGATTGCGCTGGCCGGCGCGTCCGCTCTCACGATCCTGGCGGGGCTCAACCTCATCACCCCTGAAACGCTGCTGGCCTTCTGCTTCGTCGTCGGCAGCGGCAACGCACTGTTCGGGCCCGCCTGGCAGTCTTCGGTCAGCGAACAGGTGCCGCCCGAGGCGCTGCCTTCGGCCGTCGCGCTGAACGGCATCAGCTACAACATCGCGCGCAGCTTCGGTCCTGCGGTCGGCGGCGTGATTGTCGCCTCGCTCGGCGCGGTAGCCGCGTTTGCCTGCAATGCGACCCTCTATCTGCCGTTGCTGGTGGTGCTGCTGCTCTGGCGGCGGACCACCGAGCCCTCGCGGCTGCCGCGGGAGAAGCTCAACCGGGCCATGGTGTCGGGCTTCCGCTACATCACCAACTCGCCGCCGATCAAGATCGTGCTGCTGCGCACGCTGGTGATGGGCCTGATTGGCGGCGCCGTGATGGCGCTGATGCCGCTGGTCGCGCGCGATCTGCTGCATGGCGGGGCGCAGACCTACGGCATCATGCTGGGCGCTTTCGGCATGGGCGCCGTCGTCGGCGCGCTCAACATCCACGAGCTGCGCAAGCGCATGAGCGGCGAGGCCGCGATCCGCGCCTGCACCGTCTCGATGGCGTTCGCAATGGCGGCGCTGGCGCTCTCCAGCGAACCGGTGCTGACCGCGGCCGCGCTGGTGCTGGCCGGCGCGGTCTGGATGGCCTCCGTCGCGCTGTTCAATATCGGCGTGCAGCTCTCGGCGCCGCGCTGGGTCGCCGGACGATCGCTCGCCGCGTTCCAGGCCTCGATTTCCGGCGGCATCGCCATCGGCGCCTGGGGCTGGGGTCATCTCACCGACTATGCCGGCGTCGAGGTCGCGCTGCTGACGGCCGCCGGTCTGATGCTGATTTCACCGCTGCTGGGAATCTGGCTTGCGATGCCGCGCGTCGGCGCCCGCAACGAGGATGCCGACGTGCTCGCCGATCCCGAGGTCAAGCTGTCGCTGACGGGACGCAGTGGACCGCTGGTGGTCGAGATCGAATATCGGGTGTCGCAGGAGAATGCCCGCCCGTTCCACAACGTGATGCAGGACGTGCAGCTCTCGAGGCAGCGCAACGGCGCCTATGGCTGGTCGATCGCGCGCGACATCGCCGATCCCGAATTGTGGACCGAGCGCTATCACTGCCCGACCTGGTTCGATTATCTGCGCCAGCGCAACCGCTCGACCCAGTCCGAACGCGCGCTGCATCAGCAGGCAATCGATTTTCACATCGGCCCCGAGCCGGTGCGAATCCGCCGTATGCTGGAGCGGCCGTTCGGATCGGTGCGCTGGAACGAGGCAACCCCGGACCGCGCCAGTGCCGAAGTGCTGCCGGTGGTCGCGACCGCGGCGGGGAGCAGCACGTAGGTCTTGTTTCGTAGCCCGGATGGAGCGAAGCGCAATCCGGGTTGATCTCACCGCGCGGATAGGCCCCGGATTTCGCTTCGCTCCATCGGGGCTACGACACCACCATCTTACTGTCCGTGATCCGTCAGCACCTTGTCGCAGGCCTTGGTCAGTCGGGCGCGGTGCTCTTTCAGGCAGGCGAGCACGGCGCTATCGCCATTGTTCATCACCGAGCGGCAGAAGCGCGTAACGTCGCGCGCGCAGGCGTCGTGGCCGGGCTGCTGCGCGGATGCGCCCGATGCGCACAGGATCAAGGAAATGATAAAAAGAAATCTGGTCATCGCGTAGTGCCTCGTACCCGGAAGATTTGCGGGCGAAGCTAGTGCGACGGTCCCTGAGCCGCAACGGCTTTGTTGGCAGGACTTTGTCGGCAGATTGGCGCCGCCGCGGGGGCCCCGGCTTGACGCCGGGGCACATCGCGAGGGGAGCTAACCGACGCAACGACGCGATCGTCGCGCGCTCTTACTGTCCGTCCTGGGCGTCAGCGACCTTGTGTGACGTGCCCTTGGCGAGGTCCTTGTCCATCACCGCGCGGCAGCCGGCGCTCAGGTCGGAGCGATGCTTCACCATGCACGCCGTGATTTTCGGGATGTTGGGGATTTCCGACGAGCACAGGCGGAAGGCGTCGCCGGTGCACTGCTGCTGCGCCTCGGACGAGAAGGCGAAGCTCGAGGTCGTCGAAACGATCGAGACGATGGCGGCAAAGCCCAGCGCCAGGCTGGTATCGCGGATTTTGGCAGAGAAAGACTTCGCGGAGACAGACTTGGCAGAGAAAGACTTGGTCATTTGAAGCTCCCATTGGCACCGCCGAGACGGGCCCGTTGTTAATGGGAATGACGATGCTCCAGCAAAGACCTTTCTACAGTGATGACGGTCACAGGCCGCGCCCCAACTGTGACATCGGTCACTTTGGCGCACCTGCCTGAAATTCCTTCGCAACCGCTGTCGTGTTGGTGTCACGTTAACTCTTCCTTCGCATTAATGGCTCGCGACGCGGGAAATTCCGCTGGTTTGGTTGCGTATTTGGAAAGAGCAGCGATGCGTAATGCGTTGGGCCTGATGCTGGCCAGTGTCCTTGCGGCGGTCGTGATCGCCGGAGGTTGGTACTTTTATTCCTCGCGCGCCGACCAGGGCGCCCCCAAGACAACAGCCGCCCGTGCCGCCGATCCTCTACCGGCGCCGGCGAAGCTCGCCGCCAAGGACGACGTCGAGACCACTGCGGCGCTCGCGGGCAAGCCCGCCGCTCCTGCCGTAGCGCCCGCTCCGGCCCCCGCGCCAGCAGCCGCACCGGTTCAGCAGACGACGACCTGCACCAATCCGAATGCATTGGGCGTCTCGCGCGTGGTCGAGATCGACACGACCGGCGGCCCGGGCTTCGGCTTCGAGCAGTACAAGCAGTTTGATTTCCTCGCCGACAAGGAGGTCGTGCTGACCTTCGATGACGGCCCTTGGCCGCACAACACGCCGGCCGTGCTGAAGGCACTGGCCGACGAATGCACCAAGGGCCTGTTCTTCTCGATCGGCAAGCACGCCAGCTGGCACCCGGAGATCCTGCGCCAGGTTCTGGCCCAGGGCCACACGGTGGGCGCGCACACCTGGTCGCACGTCAATCTCAACGGCAAGAAGATGACGGAGCAGCAGGCCAAGGACGAGATCGAGAAAGGCTTCAGCGCGGTGAAATGGGCCCTCGGAACCAATCCGTCGCCGTTCTTCCGCTTCCCGCAACTTCAGCAGAATCCGGCGCTGGTGAGCTATCTCGGCAGCCGCAACGTCGGGGTCTTCTCGACCGACCTCGACTCCTTCGACTTCCGCAAGGAGAGCACGCCGGACAAGATCATCAGCAATGTGATGACCAAGCTCGACAAGCTCGGCAAGGGCATCATCCTGATGCACGACTTCCAGAAGCGCACCGGCGAAGCGCTGCCGACGCTGCTCGCGCGCCTCAAAGCCGGTGGCTACAAGGTTGTGCAGATCAAGGCGAAGACGACGTTCGAGTCGCTGCCCGAGTATGACGAAGCGGTGCTCAAGGAGCTGAAGGTGCCCGCGTCCAGTGCGACGAACACGCGCCCGGTTTCGAGCGTGGTGCAGACGGTCTCGCAGCGCTGAGCGCGTCAGGTTTCGACAAGCATGATGGCCGGGCTCAGCCCGGCCATTTCCATTTTGGGAGCTTCATGCCGCTGCTTACCAATAAACGCCGTGGCGGTGCAGCTCGCTG
Protein-coding sequences here:
- a CDS encoding cytochrome P450 — protein: MNIASVRRPVIPPTPPRAPDNMSFFGRLAVIRQNMIATWGQRAYEEEIIQGRFFLHKSLILNQPDAIRHVLLSNYENYTRTPAGIRMLRPVLGEGLLLAEGHAWTHQRRTLAPAFTPRATANLVPHMTAVLDETIAKLDARRNEPVDLREIMQRMTLEIAGRTMFSFGMDRHGPTLRNFVMEYGERLGRPYFLDMVLPVSWPTPMDRARARFRTRWTEFVAMLIAERRAAGKKDGAPPSDLFDLMDKARDPETGKGFSDEQLVDEVATMILAGHETTATALFWALYLLALDPDAQEEVASETHGEHLDGIADIDRQKFTRAVIEETMRLYPPAFLIARAARDKDNVAGAGVSKGDIIMIAPWLLHRHEKLWDQPNAFIPKRFMSKEPPDRFAYLPFGAGPRVCVGAPFAQAESVLALARLIGAFRVELADAMPVIPCGVVTTQPDHSPMFRITRR
- a CDS encoding hydrolase, with translation MKLSRRTILQGAGGLAFAVASFRIEALAQTPSAAPSSDKSSEVPPILFVHGNGDYDALWMTTLWRMESNGIAHDRMMAINFTNPTARTDDTVEQASRSSTEDQRRELSAAIAELKRRTGAARVALVGNSRGGNSIRDVIKNGGAGDVSHAVLCGTPNHGVFALDDLLGSEFNGRGPFLRGLNDGDSEVTPGTAFLTLRSDGMDKYAQPDGRFMGKPGVPTNVTAEGPELKGATNLVLGAIDHRETAYHPRAFREIYKFIAGHEPTRIAITPERTVRLGGLVTGMADGVPTNRPVAGAVVEIHHVDRESGERRGDIVHRSTTGADGRWGPAEVESTWPLEIVLTSSDAPTTHFYRSPFPRSSDVVHLRAARPFIPADRDAGAVLIMSRPRGYFGLPRDTVLFDGQEPADVHPGVPTDAAATLRLPASEVGRSVVAEFNEERIVARAWPASENRIAVAELTY
- a CDS encoding MFS transporter is translated as MTEQTNRQRRSTDGITAPLRYTVFRRIWLASLLSNLGLLIQGVGAAWAMTQMAASADKVALVQTALMLPIMLISMPAGAIADMYDRRIVTLIALMIALAGASALTILAGLNLITPETLLAFCFVVGSGNALFGPAWQSSVSEQVPPEALPSAVALNGISYNIARSFGPAVGGVIVASLGAVAAFACNATLYLPLLVVLLLWRRTTEPSRLPREKLNRAMVSGFRYITNSPPIKIVLLRTLVMGLIGGAVMALMPLVARDLLHGGAQTYGIMLGAFGMGAVVGALNIHELRKRMSGEAAIRACTVSMAFAMAALALSSEPVLTAAALVLAGAVWMASVALFNIGVQLSAPRWVAGRSLAAFQASISGGIAIGAWGWGHLTDYAGVEVALLTAAGLMLISPLLGIWLAMPRVGARNEDADVLADPEVKLSLTGRSGPLVVEIEYRVSQENARPFHNVMQDVQLSRQRNGAYGWSIARDIADPELWTERYHCPTWFDYLRQRNRSTQSERALHQQAIDFHIGPEPVRIRRMLERPFGSVRWNEATPDRASAEVLPVVATAAGSST
- a CDS encoding polysaccharide deacetylase family protein is translated as MRNALGLMLASVLAAVVIAGGWYFYSSRADQGAPKTTAARAADPLPAPAKLAAKDDVETTAALAGKPAAPAVAPAPAPAPAAAPVQQTTTCTNPNALGVSRVVEIDTTGGPGFGFEQYKQFDFLADKEVVLTFDDGPWPHNTPAVLKALADECTKGLFFSIGKHASWHPEILRQVLAQGHTVGAHTWSHVNLNGKKMTEQQAKDEIEKGFSAVKWALGTNPSPFFRFPQLQQNPALVSYLGSRNVGVFSTDLDSFDFRKESTPDKIISNVMTKLDKLGKGIILMHDFQKRTGEALPTLLARLKAGGYKVVQIKAKTTFESLPEYDEAVLKELKVPASSATNTRPVSSVVQTVSQR